The following proteins come from a genomic window of Candidatus Methylomirabilota bacterium:
- a CDS encoding adenosylcobinamide amidohydrolase, translating to MIDGLDVRMDRVAVVVTSQRPLLALSSAVHGGGLQSARAIINLHVTKHDLCVDPAAMLEAFARGASVPEPYVGLLTGAWTELATTGEESGARIATLAVSTVGLSNRMAAGHEPIQVWAPGTINTIVVVDGNPDPPALVNAVMTATEVKTLALHEAGLRDAAGRLATGTSTDAVVIAATGRGPSIRFGGPASELGWSIAQAAYKALTAGIRGWQERNR from the coding sequence ATGATAGACGGCCTGGACGTTCGGATGGACCGCGTGGCCGTGGTGGTGACGAGCCAGCGCCCGCTGCTCGCGCTCTCGTCGGCCGTGCACGGTGGCGGCCTCCAGAGCGCCCGGGCCATCATCAACCTTCACGTCACCAAGCACGATCTCTGCGTCGACCCCGCCGCGATGCTGGAGGCCTTTGCCCGAGGGGCCTCCGTGCCCGAGCCCTATGTCGGGCTCTTGACGGGAGCGTGGACCGAGCTCGCCACGACGGGAGAGGAGAGCGGGGCCAGAATCGCCACCCTTGCCGTGTCCACGGTCGGCCTGAGCAACCGCATGGCGGCCGGACACGAGCCCATCCAGGTCTGGGCCCCGGGCACCATCAACACCATCGTCGTGGTGGACGGCAATCCCGATCCGCCCGCCCTCGTCAACGCCGTGATGACGGCGACCGAGGTCAAGACCTTGGCGCTCCACGAGGCGGGTCTGCGGGACGCCGCGGGCCGGCTCGCCACGGGTACCTCGACCGACGCCGTCGTCATCGCGGCCACGGGACGGGGCCCTAGCATCCGGTTCGGTGGGCCGGCCTCCGAGCTCGGCTGGAGCATAGCCCAGGCCGCGTACAAGGCGTTGACGGCGGGGATTCGCGGCTGGCAGGAGCGCAACCGGTGA